Proteins from a single region of Anser cygnoides isolate HZ-2024a breed goose chromosome 18, Taihu_goose_T2T_genome, whole genome shotgun sequence:
- the TTC19 gene encoding tetratricopeptide repeat protein 19, mitochondrial isoform X1, with product MLAAGLRRALGVRRCPAGLPRARPSGARQERGGGTGPGTGPGLGPARWRWARPGPALGFLGALSLFPRDAEEDGEAAIVLLLKRAKLSTMKGELAEAERVLHQALHLAHQSDDRRAIVYTYSMMANVAFMQGQLDNAEKLYKAAMSFLLAGDTKEDDNAVLEMSLKLASIYAAQKQHKLALAGYEFCILTLEEKIAKQKDLPEDVLSAEEKANTRLLLGMSLDSYARYLLNINQLPVAQKMYEKALQISKDDQGETHPQTVVLMNDLATVLDAQGHYDEAYSYVKRAAELAKETQHPEEHMVLNNLAAILMHKKDFLQARQVYKEALKQAEQKGDVASVQHIQEELAELAKRRKGST from the exons atgctggcggcggggctgcggcgggccCTGGGCGTGCGGCgctgccccgcggggctcccccgggcccggccctcGGGGGCCCGGcaggagcggggcggcgggacGGGACCGGGAACGGGACCCGGACTGGGACCCGCCCGGTGGCGGtgggcccggccgggcccggccctgGGCTTCCTAGGag CCCTCTCGCTCTTCCCCAGGGACGCCGAGGAGGACGGCGAGGCCGCCATCGTCCTGCTGCTGAAGAGAGCCAAG CTCAGCACGATGAAGGGCGAGCTGGCGGAGGCCGAGAGGGTTCTGCACCAAGCCCTGCACCTGGCGCACCAGTCGGACGACAGGAGGGCCATCGTCTACACCTACAGCATG ATGGCAAACGTGGCCTTCATGCAGGGGCAGCTGGACAAC GCAGAAAAGCTCTACAAAGCAGCTATGAGCTTTTTGCTAGCAGGAGACACAAAGGAG GATGACAATGCAGTCCTTGAGATGTCCCTCAAGCTGGCCAGTATCTATGCTGCTCAGAAACA GCACAAGTTAGCCCTCGCTGGCTATGAGTTCTGCATCCTGACCTTAGAGGAGAAGATTGCCAAGCAAAAGGACTTGCCTGAGGATGTCTTGTCAG ctgaagaaaaagccAACACCCGTCTCTTGCTGGGGATGAGCCTAGACTCCTATGCTCGCTATCTCCTAAACATTAACCAGCTCCCAGTGGCCCAAAAGATGTACGAGAAGGCTCTGCAGATCTCAAAGGATGATCAGGGAGAGACTCATCCACAG ACTGTGGTCCTCATGAATGACTTGGCAACTGTGCTGGATGCTCAGGGGCACTATGATGAGGCATACTCCTATGTGAAGAGGGCAGCTGAACTGGCAAAGGAGACTCAACACCCCGAGGAGCACATGGTGCTGAACAACCTGGCAGCAATTCTGATGCACAAAA AAGACTTTCTGCAAGCAAGACAAGTGTATAAAGAAGCTCTGAAGCAGGCAGAACAGAAGGGAGATGTTGCTTCTGTCCAGCACATCCAGGAAGAACTAGCTGAACTGGCCAAGAGGAGAAAGGGCTCCACCTGA
- the TTC19 gene encoding tetratricopeptide repeat protein 19, mitochondrial isoform X2: MLAAGLRRALGVRRCPAGLPRARPSGARQERGGGTGPGTGPGLGPARWRWARPGPALGFLGALSLFPRDAEEDGEAAIVLLLKRAKLSTMKGELAEAERVLHQALHLAHQSDDRRAIVYTYSMMANVAFMQGQLDNAEKLYKAAMSFLLAGDTKEDDNAVLEMSLKLASIYAAQKQHKLALAGYEFCILTLEEKIAKQKDLPEDVLSAEEKANTRLLLGMSLDSYARYLLNINQLPVAQKMYEKALQISKDDQGETHPQTVVLMNDLATVLDAQGHYDEAYSYVKRAAELAKETQHPEEHMVLNNLAAILMHKNFLQARQVYKEALKQAEQKGDVASVQHIQEELAELAKRRKGST; the protein is encoded by the exons atgctggcggcggggctgcggcgggccCTGGGCGTGCGGCgctgccccgcggggctcccccgggcccggccctcGGGGGCCCGGcaggagcggggcggcgggacGGGACCGGGAACGGGACCCGGACTGGGACCCGCCCGGTGGCGGtgggcccggccgggcccggccctgGGCTTCCTAGGag CCCTCTCGCTCTTCCCCAGGGACGCCGAGGAGGACGGCGAGGCCGCCATCGTCCTGCTGCTGAAGAGAGCCAAG CTCAGCACGATGAAGGGCGAGCTGGCGGAGGCCGAGAGGGTTCTGCACCAAGCCCTGCACCTGGCGCACCAGTCGGACGACAGGAGGGCCATCGTCTACACCTACAGCATG ATGGCAAACGTGGCCTTCATGCAGGGGCAGCTGGACAAC GCAGAAAAGCTCTACAAAGCAGCTATGAGCTTTTTGCTAGCAGGAGACACAAAGGAG GATGACAATGCAGTCCTTGAGATGTCCCTCAAGCTGGCCAGTATCTATGCTGCTCAGAAACA GCACAAGTTAGCCCTCGCTGGCTATGAGTTCTGCATCCTGACCTTAGAGGAGAAGATTGCCAAGCAAAAGGACTTGCCTGAGGATGTCTTGTCAG ctgaagaaaaagccAACACCCGTCTCTTGCTGGGGATGAGCCTAGACTCCTATGCTCGCTATCTCCTAAACATTAACCAGCTCCCAGTGGCCCAAAAGATGTACGAGAAGGCTCTGCAGATCTCAAAGGATGATCAGGGAGAGACTCATCCACAG ACTGTGGTCCTCATGAATGACTTGGCAACTGTGCTGGATGCTCAGGGGCACTATGATGAGGCATACTCCTATGTGAAGAGGGCAGCTGAACTGGCAAAGGAGACTCAACACCCCGAGGAGCACATGGTGCTGAACAACCTGGCAGCAATTCTGATGCACAAAA ACTTTCTGCAAGCAAGACAAGTGTATAAAGAAGCTCTGAAGCAGGCAGAACAGAAGGGAGATGTTGCTTCTGTCCAGCACATCCAGGAAGAACTAGCTGAACTGGCCAAGAGGAGAAAGGGCTCCACCTGA
- the TTC19 gene encoding tetratricopeptide repeat protein 19, mitochondrial isoform X3 — translation MKGELAEAERVLHQALHLAHQSDDRRAIVYTYSMMANVAFMQGQLDNAEKLYKAAMSFLLAGDTKEDDNAVLEMSLKLASIYAAQKQHKLALAGYEFCILTLEEKIAKQKDLPEDVLSAEEKANTRLLLGMSLDSYARYLLNINQLPVAQKMYEKALQISKDDQGETHPQTVVLMNDLATVLDAQGHYDEAYSYVKRAAELAKETQHPEEHMVLNNLAAILMHKKDFLQARQVYKEALKQAEQKGDVASVQHIQEELAELAKRRKGST, via the exons ATGAAGGGCGAGCTGGCGGAGGCCGAGAGGGTTCTGCACCAAGCCCTGCACCTGGCGCACCAGTCGGACGACAGGAGGGCCATCGTCTACACCTACAGCATG ATGGCAAACGTGGCCTTCATGCAGGGGCAGCTGGACAAC GCAGAAAAGCTCTACAAAGCAGCTATGAGCTTTTTGCTAGCAGGAGACACAAAGGAG GATGACAATGCAGTCCTTGAGATGTCCCTCAAGCTGGCCAGTATCTATGCTGCTCAGAAACA GCACAAGTTAGCCCTCGCTGGCTATGAGTTCTGCATCCTGACCTTAGAGGAGAAGATTGCCAAGCAAAAGGACTTGCCTGAGGATGTCTTGTCAG ctgaagaaaaagccAACACCCGTCTCTTGCTGGGGATGAGCCTAGACTCCTATGCTCGCTATCTCCTAAACATTAACCAGCTCCCAGTGGCCCAAAAGATGTACGAGAAGGCTCTGCAGATCTCAAAGGATGATCAGGGAGAGACTCATCCACAG ACTGTGGTCCTCATGAATGACTTGGCAACTGTGCTGGATGCTCAGGGGCACTATGATGAGGCATACTCCTATGTGAAGAGGGCAGCTGAACTGGCAAAGGAGACTCAACACCCCGAGGAGCACATGGTGCTGAACAACCTGGCAGCAATTCTGATGCACAAAA AAGACTTTCTGCAAGCAAGACAAGTGTATAAAGAAGCTCTGAAGCAGGCAGAACAGAAGGGAGATGTTGCTTCTGTCCAGCACATCCAGGAAGAACTAGCTGAACTGGCCAAGAGGAGAAAGGGCTCCACCTGA